A single Glycine soja cultivar W05 chromosome 14, ASM419377v2, whole genome shotgun sequence DNA region contains:
- the LOC114383121 gene encoding uncharacterized protein LOC114383121 isoform X2, with product MNMAGFAANIGFNISSHFPCRVFSIQRSIWKFQIVCLKRREYSSSVPIRYISSTSCRVKILETALPVKSLGYCSCPDVNVLKINGGKDVQATIAHCEISQDPNEICPDLLFDDSEQDSFDQMEEVGELTIHEGGDSCDQELIQIDKFTSDVEEAAIKLLASRALTALELRKKLLGKRFSPDSVEAVINKFQRRHCSRRELVKLMLRRQLKWSLRTMIVPKITSQLLACQNIPWIIFILRPQSSGSEVRMYSRRQGNHELFGGFSTVALTGMSLTSY from the exons ATGAACATGGCAGGTTTCGCGGCAAACATCGGCTTCAACATCTCGTCCCACTTTCCCTGTCGCGTTTTTTCAATTCAACG gagtaTTTGGAAGTTTCAGATTGTCTGCTTGAAGAGAAGAGAGTATAGTTCTTCTGTTCCTATTAGGTACATTTCCAGCACATCCTGCAGGGTGAAAATACTTGAAACTGCACTGCCAGTGAAAAGCCTTGGATATTGTAGCTGTCCTGATGTTAATGTGCTCAAGATAAATGGTGGAAAAGATGTGCAGGCAACAATTGCACATTGTGAAATTTCTCAAGACCCGAATGAAATTTGCCCTGACTTATTATTTGATGACAGTGAACAAG ATTCTTTTGATCAAATGGAAGAGGTTGGAGAGTTGACAATCCATGAGGGAGGAGACTCTTGTGACCAGGAATTGATACAAATTGACAAATTTACCAGTGATGTCGAGGAAGCTGCTATTAAATTACTTGCATCTAG GGCACTCACAGCACTTGAGTTGAGAAAGAAATTGCTTGGAAAGAGATTCTCTCCTGATTCAGTGGAGGCAGTGATAAACAAGTTCCAGAGAAG GCACTGTTCAAGAAGGGAGTTAGTCAAGCTGATGCTGAGAAGGCAGTTGAAGTGGTCTTTAAGGACAATGATTGTGCCGAAGATCACAAGTCAGTTATTGGCTTGTCAAAACATTCCATGGATCATCTTTATACTCAGGCCTCAAAGCAGTGGTTCAGAAGTCAGAATGTACTCAAGGAGACAAGGAAATCACGAATTGTTCGGTGGCTTCAGTACCGTGGCTTTGACTGGAATGTCATTAACATCATACTAA
- the LOC114383121 gene encoding uncharacterized protein LOC114383121 isoform X1 has translation MNMAGFAANIGFNISSHFPCRVFSIQRSIWKFQIVCLKRREYSSSVPIRYISSTSCRVKILETALPVKSLGYCSCPDVNVLKINGGKDVQATIAHCEISQDPNEICPDLLFDDSEQDSFDQMEEVGELTIHEGGDSCDQELIQIDKFTSDVEEAAIKLLASRALTALELRKKLLGKRFSPDSVEAVINKFQRRGFINDRLYAETFSQSRWTSSSWGPRRIKQALFKKGVSQADAEKAVEVVFKDNDCAEDHKSVIGLSKHSMDHLYTQASKQWFRSQNVLKETRKSRIVRWLQYRGFDWNVINIILKKLDRQDQNSP, from the exons ATGAACATGGCAGGTTTCGCGGCAAACATCGGCTTCAACATCTCGTCCCACTTTCCCTGTCGCGTTTTTTCAATTCAACG gagtaTTTGGAAGTTTCAGATTGTCTGCTTGAAGAGAAGAGAGTATAGTTCTTCTGTTCCTATTAGGTACATTTCCAGCACATCCTGCAGGGTGAAAATACTTGAAACTGCACTGCCAGTGAAAAGCCTTGGATATTGTAGCTGTCCTGATGTTAATGTGCTCAAGATAAATGGTGGAAAAGATGTGCAGGCAACAATTGCACATTGTGAAATTTCTCAAGACCCGAATGAAATTTGCCCTGACTTATTATTTGATGACAGTGAACAAG ATTCTTTTGATCAAATGGAAGAGGTTGGAGAGTTGACAATCCATGAGGGAGGAGACTCTTGTGACCAGGAATTGATACAAATTGACAAATTTACCAGTGATGTCGAGGAAGCTGCTATTAAATTACTTGCATCTAG GGCACTCACAGCACTTGAGTTGAGAAAGAAATTGCTTGGAAAGAGATTCTCTCCTGATTCAGTGGAGGCAGTGATAAACAAGTTCCAGAGAAG AGGGTTCATCAATGATAGGTTGTACGCTGAAACATTTTCTCAATCTAGATGGACTTCATCAAGTTGGGGGCCAAGGCGGATCAAACAA GCACTGTTCAAGAAGGGAGTTAGTCAAGCTGATGCTGAGAAGGCAGTTGAAGTGGTCTTTAAGGACAATGATTGTGCCGAAGATCACAAGTCAGTTATTGGCTTGTCAAAACATTCCATGGATCATCTTTATACTCAGGCCTCAAAGCAGTGGTTCAGAAGTCAGAATGTACTCAAGGAGACAAGGAAATCACGAATTGTTCGGTGGCTTCAGTACCGTGGCTTTGACTGGAATGTCATTAACATCATACTAAAGAAATTAGACAGGCAGGACCAGAATTCTCCATAG